From a region of the Thermosipho melanesiensis BI429 genome:
- the mtnA gene encoding S-methyl-5-thioribose-1-phosphate isomerase, translating to MKLKTMTMEWTGDELILIDQRKIPLKEEYMSCKTYKEVALAIKEMVVRGAPAIGASAAFGYVLGAREKFVEDFEAFVEKMREVKEVLANTRPTAVNLFWALNRMENALRKYGKVEGVLEFLENEALNIAKEDIEVNMAIGRYGAQLLKDGDTVLTHCNAGALATVDYGTALGVIRAAVEQGKRIKVFADETRPYLQGARLTAWELMKDGIDVTLISDNMSGWAMKLGKINAVIVGADRVASNGDVANKIGTYMVAVLAKRHGIPFYVAAPTSTIDLNTQTGKDIPIEERKHTEVTHCGGTQIAPDNVKVFNPAFDVTNAELITAIITEKGIVYPPYEENLKKLFEE from the coding sequence ATGAAATTAAAAACCATGACCATGGAATGGACTGGTGATGAATTAATATTAATTGATCAAAGAAAAATACCACTTAAAGAGGAATATATGTCTTGCAAAACGTATAAAGAAGTTGCTTTAGCAATTAAAGAGATGGTTGTTAGAGGAGCACCTGCAATTGGTGCATCAGCGGCATTTGGATATGTACTTGGGGCACGAGAAAAATTTGTTGAAGATTTTGAAGCTTTCGTCGAAAAAATGCGTGAAGTAAAAGAAGTATTAGCTAATACAAGACCGACTGCAGTGAATCTTTTTTGGGCGTTGAATAGAATGGAAAATGCTTTGAGAAAATATGGAAAAGTGGAAGGAGTATTAGAATTTTTGGAGAATGAGGCGTTAAATATTGCAAAGGAAGACATAGAGGTTAACATGGCAATTGGAAGATACGGTGCACAATTATTAAAAGATGGAGACACGGTTTTGACACACTGTAATGCAGGAGCACTTGCAACGGTGGATTATGGAACTGCATTGGGGGTAATCAGAGCAGCAGTGGAACAAGGAAAAAGAATAAAGGTATTTGCAGATGAAACAAGACCATATTTACAAGGTGCAAGATTAACCGCTTGGGAATTAATGAAAGATGGAATAGATGTAACGCTAATTAGCGATAACATGTCTGGTTGGGCGATGAAACTTGGTAAAATTAATGCGGTTATTGTAGGTGCAGACAGAGTAGCATCTAACGGAGATGTTGCAAATAAGATTGGAACTTATATGGTTGCAGTTTTGGCTAAAAGGCATGGTATTCCATTTTATGTCGCGGCCCCTACAAGTACAATAGATCTTAATACACAAACGGGGAAGGACATACCAATTGAGGAAAGGAAACATACAGAAGTAACACATTGTGGTGGAACGCAAATTGCACCTGATAATGTAAAGGTATTTAATCCGGCATTTGATGTAACAAATGCAGAGTTAATAACTGCTATAATCACGGAAAAGGGAATTGTTTATCCTCCATATGAAGAAAATTTAAAAAAACTTTTTGAGGAGTGA
- a CDS encoding 16S rRNA (uracil(1498)-N(3))-methyltransferase — MPNIFFGIPKKDILIFDEHETIHFKTVRIKEGDIVKSTDGKGGEFLVKIEKIKKKKSFGTILESKYIEKDEKSNLVLFAPSGKWERLRWLIEKSVELGVDKIYITKTKYSNRDYRDKEEKISLVIRNSAKQCIRYHFPEFKFISFKEIEKYASINTYFLDFEGENIPEIIHPNTSFIVGPEGGFSEDEKKFLNVNFTPVVLGKKTLRFETAAFVFLSYLSIKLEKI; from the coding sequence ATGCCAAACATATTCTTTGGAATACCCAAAAAAGATATATTAATTTTTGATGAACATGAAACAATACATTTTAAAACTGTAAGAATAAAAGAAGGAGATATAGTCAAAAGTACCGATGGTAAAGGTGGTGAATTTCTGGTAAAGATTGAAAAAATAAAAAAAAAGAAATCTTTTGGAACAATTTTAGAGTCTAAATATATAGAGAAAGATGAAAAAAGTAATTTGGTGTTATTTGCTCCTTCGGGAAAATGGGAAAGACTTCGTTGGCTAATTGAAAAATCCGTTGAATTAGGTGTTGACAAAATCTATATCACAAAGACAAAATATTCTAATAGAGATTATCGTGATAAAGAAGAAAAAATTTCGCTGGTAATCAGAAATAGTGCAAAACAATGTATCAGATATCATTTCCCCGAATTTAAGTTTATTAGCTTCAAAGAAATTGAAAAATATGCAAGTATTAATACATATTTTCTAGACTTTGAAGGAGAAAACATACCAGAAATAATTCACCCAAATACCTCATTTATAGTTGGCCCAGAAGGGGGATTTTCAGAAGATGAAAAGAAATTTTTAAATGTTAACTTTACACCTGTTGTTTTAGGGAAAAAAACATTGAGATTTGAAACAGCTGCTTTTGTATTTCTAAGTTACCTTTCCATTAAACTTGAAAAAATTTAA
- a CDS encoding DAK2 domain-containing protein — protein MKKINGKYLKYLFMKGTENLLLHKDEINALNVFPVPDGDTGSNMSATMLEGCKYLESLDNETMDNVLDSIKNGTLMGARGNSGVILSQIFRGFTDALKGKIEVGVKDFAFAFKSAKEVSYGAVMKPVEGTILTAIRYLAENVEVLSEQKDFISFFEEVLSILDKAVKDTPNMLKKLKDAGVVDAGAKGLYYIAEGFSKYINGDTKIDLNIKTTSIPVEEIQMIPEDLKFQYCTELIVRTFESLSSNEENEIRSFLHEIGDSVVFFIQDNIVKLHVHTNNPGNVIEKLLTKGELLKVKIDNMKEQHEHFIEKEKEIEKKKNGVVAVSPSDGISKILRDLGVDEVVIGGQTMNPSTADLKVAVESVNAENIFVFPNNSNIILAAKQVAETVKDKNVYVVETKNVQECIASMIKNNPEEDPEKLLGIFNEVISEVDTISITRAVRNAKLLGEKIKKDEYLVFLNNKFVEHNFDFNEVLSKTFEKIDDIDKKEIITLIVGKEATPIEINIFERFINKKYPDLEIEMYEGGQVHYPFLVLIE, from the coding sequence TTGAAAAAGATAAATGGAAAATATCTTAAATATCTGTTCATGAAAGGAACAGAAAATTTGTTGCTTCATAAGGATGAAATAAATGCATTAAATGTTTTTCCTGTACCTGATGGTGATACAGGTTCTAATATGTCTGCAACTATGTTGGAAGGTTGTAAATATCTAGAGAGTTTAGATAATGAGACAATGGATAATGTTTTGGATAGTATAAAAAATGGGACGCTTATGGGTGCCAGGGGAAATTCTGGTGTTATTTTATCTCAAATATTTAGGGGTTTTACTGATGCATTAAAAGGAAAAATTGAAGTAGGTGTAAAGGACTTTGCATTTGCTTTTAAGTCGGCAAAAGAGGTCTCATATGGAGCTGTTATGAAACCAGTCGAAGGGACAATTCTAACGGCTATAAGGTATCTTGCAGAAAATGTTGAAGTTCTATCAGAGCAAAAAGATTTTATAAGCTTTTTTGAAGAAGTACTAAGTATTTTAGATAAAGCGGTGAAAGATACACCTAATATGTTGAAGAAGCTTAAAGATGCTGGTGTTGTTGATGCTGGTGCAAAAGGCTTGTATTACATAGCAGAAGGATTTTCTAAGTATATAAATGGTGATACAAAGATTGATTTGAATATAAAAACTACTTCGATACCAGTAGAAGAAATCCAAATGATTCCTGAAGATTTGAAATTTCAGTATTGTACGGAACTTATTGTTCGTACCTTTGAAAGCTTGTCTAGCAATGAGGAAAATGAAATAAGGAGTTTTTTACATGAAATAGGTGACTCTGTTGTTTTCTTTATCCAAGATAATATTGTTAAACTCCATGTACACACAAATAATCCCGGAAATGTAATAGAAAAGTTATTAACTAAAGGGGAATTGTTAAAAGTAAAAATAGATAATATGAAAGAACAGCACGAGCACTTTATAGAAAAAGAAAAAGAAATTGAAAAGAAGAAAAATGGTGTTGTTGCAGTTTCTCCCAGTGATGGTATTTCAAAGATATTGAGAGATTTAGGTGTTGATGAAGTAGTAATTGGTGGTCAGACGATGAATCCCAGTACTGCAGATTTAAAAGTGGCAGTTGAAAGTGTAAATGCTGAAAATATTTTTGTGTTTCCAAATAATTCAAACATAATTTTAGCGGCAAAACAAGTTGCTGAAACGGTCAAAGATAAAAATGTATACGTAGTGGAAACAAAAAATGTTCAAGAGTGTATTGCTTCTATGATTAAAAATAATCCAGAAGAAGATCCTGAAAAACTGTTGGGAATTTTTAATGAGGTAATAAGCGAAGTTGATACTATATCCATTACCAGAGCCGTAAGGAATGCCAAATTACTGGGTGAAAAGATAAAAAAAGACGAGTATTTGGTGTTTTTGAATAATAAATTTGTAGAGCATAATTTTGATTTTAACGAAGTTTTGTCAAAAACATTTGAAAAGATTGATGATATAGATAAAAAGGAGATAATTACATTAATTGTTGGAAAGGAAGCAACTCCGATAGAAATAAACATTTTTGAAAGGTTTATTAACAAAAAATACCCAGATTTAGAGATTGAGATGTACGAAGGTGGACAGGTGCATTACCCATTTCTTGTATTAATAGAGTAG
- a CDS encoding GNAT family N-acetyltransferase yields the protein MKVQICENELIKVETEDFQFFSETRIVEIPRRIVLNFFDDEFVGFVSFNMRYFNRNAYITYYVKKEKRGKGYGKKILKYSIDYAFEEMNMNRLTAEVYEYNEVSIKLLEKFGFKKEGRLKKAKFHNGRYYDIFIYGLLKNERV from the coding sequence ATGAAGGTTCAAATATGTGAAAATGAGCTGATAAAGGTTGAGACGGAAGATTTTCAGTTTTTTTCTGAAACAAGGATAGTAGAAATTCCAAGAAGAATAGTTTTGAACTTTTTTGATGATGAGTTTGTAGGTTTTGTTAGTTTTAACATGAGGTATTTTAACAGAAATGCATATATTACTTACTATGTAAAAAAAGAAAAGAGAGGAAAAGGTTACGGTAAAAAAATACTTAAATATTCTATTGATTATGCATTTGAGGAAATGAATATGAATAGATTAACCGCTGAAGTATATGAATATAATGAAGTGTCTATAAAATTGTTGGAAAAATTTGGTTTCAAAAAGGAAGGTCGTTTAAAAAAAGCAAAATTTCACAATGGTAGGTATTATGATATTTTTATTTATGGACTTTTAAAAAATGAGCGGGTTTAA
- the leuS gene encoding leucine--tRNA ligase has protein sequence MKEYIPGEIEPKWQKVWAESKVFETPQRSDKKKFYNLVMFPYPSGTLHVGHVKNYVIGDIVARYKRMKGYNVLHPFGYDAFGLPAENAAIKNKIHPEVWTFKNIDIIRNQIKKIGISYDWSREVITCTEEYYKWTQWIFLKLYENGLAYKKKAAVNWCPSCQTVLANEQVVDGKCERCGTEVTMKHLEQWYFKITDYAEKLLNDIDKLRGWPENVKIMQKNWIGKSTGAEIDFPVDRLDMKIKVFTTRPDTIWGVTFMAIAPESPLVEMLVTDERKDELSQFLKKVSLEDRFKRTSLEAEKEGFFLGRYAINPVTGEKIPIYVANYILYEYGTGAIMAVPAHDQRDFDFAKKYGISIRVVIDNPEESIDVEKMEKAYEEEGIMVNSGPFNGMRSTLALEKIIEYLEEKGIGKRSVQYKLRDWLISRQRYWGAPIPIVYCEKCGIVPVPEKDLPVKLPKDVEFLPTGQSPLSLDEQFLNTTCPKCGGPAKREADTMDTFVDSSWYYLRYINPKLEDKPFDTEDINYWMPVDQYIGGVEHAVLHLLYSRFITKVLYDLGYLKFEEPFENLFTQGMIYKDGWKMSKSKGNVVSPDEMIEKYGADTLRTYILFMAPPEKDAEWSDAGIEGVNRFLKRLWNNIYSILPRIKDVKVEKIELKNKQEKDLRRKLHQSIKKITEDIEGGFKFNTAIAGLMELNNNLSEYLNSAKDLNLPLLRELVEKLTLILSPFAPHMAEEIWHDLGNDTLVVNEEWPAYDENALKVDEVTVIIQINGKVRGKIQTKVDVSEGEIKKLAFENAKIASYVDGREIVKVIYVKNKLLNIVVK, from the coding sequence ATGAAAGAATATATTCCTGGAGAAATAGAACCTAAATGGCAAAAAGTTTGGGCGGAATCTAAAGTATTTGAAACGCCTCAGCGTTCAGACAAAAAAAAATTTTATAATTTAGTTATGTTTCCATATCCTTCAGGTACATTACATGTAGGACATGTTAAAAATTACGTTATTGGCGATATAGTTGCAAGGTATAAAAGGATGAAAGGATATAACGTTTTGCATCCATTTGGATATGATGCATTTGGTCTTCCTGCGGAGAATGCGGCTATAAAGAATAAGATCCATCCAGAGGTTTGGACGTTTAAGAATATAGATATAATAAGAAATCAAATAAAAAAGATAGGAATTAGTTATGACTGGTCTAGAGAAGTAATTACTTGTACTGAGGAATATTACAAATGGACTCAATGGATTTTTTTGAAACTTTATGAAAATGGACTTGCGTACAAAAAGAAAGCAGCGGTAAATTGGTGTCCAAGTTGTCAAACGGTGTTGGCAAACGAACAAGTTGTAGATGGTAAATGCGAAAGATGTGGTACGGAAGTAACTATGAAACATCTTGAACAATGGTATTTTAAAATTACTGATTATGCTGAAAAACTATTAAATGACATAGATAAGTTAAGAGGTTGGCCTGAAAACGTAAAAATAATGCAAAAAAATTGGATAGGAAAAAGCACAGGTGCAGAAATAGATTTTCCTGTAGATAGACTTGATATGAAAATAAAAGTTTTTACTACAAGACCTGATACTATTTGGGGAGTAACATTCATGGCAATTGCTCCCGAGTCACCTTTAGTAGAAATGTTGGTTACTGATGAGAGAAAAGATGAACTTTCGCAATTTTTAAAGAAGGTTTCTTTGGAAGATAGGTTTAAAAGAACAAGTTTAGAGGCTGAAAAGGAAGGATTTTTCTTGGGAAGGTATGCCATTAACCCTGTAACAGGTGAAAAAATACCAATATACGTTGCAAACTACATTTTATACGAATACGGAACAGGTGCAATAATGGCAGTTCCTGCTCATGATCAGAGGGATTTTGACTTTGCAAAAAAATATGGTATTTCTATTCGCGTAGTTATAGATAATCCAGAAGAATCAATTGATGTTGAAAAAATGGAAAAAGCATACGAAGAAGAAGGAATAATGGTCAATTCGGGACCTTTTAATGGTATGAGAAGCACTTTGGCGCTTGAGAAAATAATAGAATATCTTGAGGAAAAAGGTATAGGAAAAAGAAGTGTACAATACAAACTAAGGGATTGGCTTATTTCAAGACAAAGGTATTGGGGTGCTCCAATTCCCATTGTATATTGTGAAAAGTGTGGTATTGTTCCTGTGCCTGAAAAGGATTTACCTGTAAAGTTACCAAAAGATGTGGAGTTTTTACCTACGGGACAATCTCCTCTTTCGTTAGATGAACAATTTTTAAATACAACATGTCCAAAATGTGGTGGCCCCGCAAAAAGAGAAGCAGATACAATGGATACATTTGTAGATAGTTCATGGTATTATCTAAGGTATATAAATCCAAAACTTGAAGATAAACCATTTGATACAGAAGATATAAATTATTGGATGCCAGTTGATCAGTATATAGGTGGTGTTGAACACGCCGTTTTACACTTGCTATATTCGAGGTTTATTACCAAAGTTTTATATGATTTAGGGTATTTAAAATTTGAGGAACCATTTGAAAATTTATTTACTCAAGGTATGATTTACAAAGATGGTTGGAAGATGAGTAAATCAAAAGGGAATGTAGTTTCACCAGATGAAATGATTGAAAAGTACGGTGCAGATACGTTAAGAACTTACATACTTTTTATGGCTCCACCTGAAAAGGATGCAGAATGGAGTGATGCGGGAATAGAAGGGGTAAATAGATTTTTAAAGAGGCTTTGGAATAATATTTATTCTATTTTACCAAGGATAAAAGATGTGAAAGTAGAAAAAATAGAATTGAAAAATAAACAAGAAAAAGATTTAAGAAGAAAATTACATCAGTCTATTAAAAAGATTACCGAGGATATAGAAGGAGGATTCAAGTTTAACACGGCTATAGCAGGATTAATGGAATTAAATAATAATTTGTCTGAATATTTAAATAGTGCAAAAGATTTAAATTTACCATTACTTAGAGAACTTGTGGAGAAGTTAACACTTATTTTATCACCATTTGCGCCACATATGGCTGAGGAAATTTGGCATGATTTGGGGAATGATACACTTGTTGTTAATGAGGAATGGCCAGCTTATGATGAAAATGCCCTTAAGGTTGATGAAGTTACAGTTATTATCCAAATTAATGGAAAGGTAAGGGGAAAAATTCAAACAAAGGTTGATGTAAGTGAAGGGGAAATAAAGAAATTGGCATTTGAAAATGCAAAAATAGCTTCTTACGTTGATGGCAGGGAAATTGTTAAAGTAATCTATGTGAAAAATAAATTACTCAATATTGTTGTAAAGTAG
- a CDS encoding Asp23/Gls24 family envelope stress response protein, with amino-acid sequence MKMQTEYGELDITLNAIRKLVYFAILETYGPVSISSDSWFSKILSTEESRVKIQEDEFGHIKVDAYVELEYGTKISEVGRNIIENVKHKLQNLAGCESVEVNVHVIDVK; translated from the coding sequence ATGAAAATGCAAACAGAATACGGTGAACTTGATATTACGTTAAATGCTATAAGGAAATTAGTTTATTTTGCTATACTTGAAACATATGGACCTGTAAGTATATCGTCTGATAGTTGGTTTTCAAAAATATTGAGCACAGAAGAAAGTAGGGTAAAAATACAGGAAGATGAATTTGGACACATAAAAGTGGATGCTTATGTGGAGTTAGAGTATGGAACTAAAATTTCCGAAGTTGGAAGAAATATCATTGAAAACGTAAAACACAAATTACAAAACTTAGCAGGTTGCGAAAGTGTTGAGGTTAATGTCCATGTAATAGATGTAAAATGA
- a CDS encoding peptidyl-prolyl cis-trans isomerase — MKKLFLLVLLVISVFSFSEQLPATSTVAIVNEEVITLETLNSVADVQKLMVSISQIDQTFFNILSNTEEGIKVILRYKRAILEQLVDKYLIVQFAEKYNARPSDEEVKQLVDEQLSNYLRDQGIDEETFNFYLEYANMGSLEDFKKRMYLNTLVNLSIENLYKAVTKDATITVSEARDYYEKNIDKYATPTQYDLYLLKLSSDSVARDVKNRISGGESFEKVAKELGIDKYFYEGLSEGEELSQKLWMYIKNAPEGAILGPIDDKNGFYLFKILKIIPMRSKPFEEVKHDIIEEMLSSKKSTIWSEFIDKEFKKFKEESDVKIYYEVK, encoded by the coding sequence ATGAAAAAACTTTTTCTTTTAGTTTTACTAGTTATTTCTGTTTTTTCTTTTTCAGAACAATTGCCGGCAACTTCAACAGTAGCTATTGTTAATGAAGAAGTAATAACTCTTGAAACATTAAACAGTGTAGCAGATGTTCAAAAACTTATGGTGAGTATAAGTCAGATTGATCAGACATTTTTTAATATTCTCTCAAATACAGAAGAAGGAATAAAAGTAATACTTAGATACAAGAGGGCAATTTTAGAACAACTAGTTGATAAGTATTTAATTGTACAGTTTGCTGAAAAATACAACGCAAGACCAAGTGATGAAGAAGTTAAACAATTAGTGGATGAGCAACTGAGTAATTATTTAAGGGATCAGGGAATTGATGAAGAAACATTTAATTTTTACCTAGAATATGCAAATATGGGGTCGCTGGAAGATTTTAAAAAGAGAATGTATTTGAATACACTTGTAAATTTGTCTATTGAGAATTTATACAAAGCTGTTACAAAAGATGCAACGATTACAGTAAGTGAAGCAAGAGATTATTATGAAAAAAATATTGATAAATATGCTACACCAACTCAATACGATTTGTATTTGTTAAAGCTTTCCAGTGATTCAGTAGCAAGGGATGTTAAAAACAGGATAAGTGGTGGAGAATCATTTGAAAAAGTTGCTAAGGAATTGGGAATTGATAAGTACTTTTATGAAGGTTTGTCTGAAGGTGAAGAGCTTTCACAAAAATTGTGGATGTACATAAAAAATGCGCCAGAAGGGGCAATTTTGGGCCCGATTGATGATAAAAATGGTTTTTATTTGTTTAAGATTTTAAAGATTATACCTATGCGATCAAAACCATTTGAAGAGGTAAAACATGATATTATTGAAGAGATGCTTTCAAGTAAAAAATCTACAATTTGGTCTGAATTTATTGATAAAGAGTTTAAAAAGTTTAAAGAAGAAAGTGATGTAAAGATATATTACGAAGTAAAATGA
- the serS gene encoding serine--tRNA ligase: MIDIKLLRKEPEIFYNALEKRAMDKEIIDRILVLDREWRSILAEVNNLKAKRNELSKMVAKLKAEKKDIEAEELIKESKGIGEKIKKLDERQKRLEEEMKNLALEIPNIPHESVPVGKDETENVEVRKWGTPRKFDFEPKAHWDLGPELGLIDFERAAKLSGARFTVMYGLLAKLERALIQFMLDVHTKEHGYTEVWVPHLVRREVMIWTGKLPKFEDESYNTKKDDLFLIPTAEVPITALHAEEILKEKELPKKYVSYTSCYRREAGSYGKDVRGMIRQHQFDKVELVWFTKEEESFNALEQLTRDAERILQLLELPYRVVNLCTGDLGFASAKTYDIEVWLPSYNDYKEVSSCSNITDFQARRANIKYRGSDNKTHFVHTLNGSGLAIGRTLVAIMENYQNEDGTITIPKVLVPYMGVEKISI; encoded by the coding sequence ATGATTGATATAAAACTTCTTAGAAAAGAACCAGAAATTTTTTATAATGCACTTGAAAAAAGGGCAATGGATAAAGAAATTATTGATAGAATTTTAGTATTGGATAGAGAATGGAGAAGTATTTTGGCTGAGGTAAACAATTTAAAAGCGAAAAGAAACGAGTTGTCAAAGATGGTTGCAAAATTAAAGGCTGAAAAAAAAGATATTGAAGCCGAAGAATTAATTAAAGAGAGTAAAGGAATTGGCGAGAAGATAAAAAAGTTGGACGAAAGGCAAAAAAGACTTGAAGAGGAAATGAAAAATCTTGCTTTGGAAATTCCGAATATACCACATGAAAGTGTTCCAGTCGGTAAAGATGAAACGGAGAATGTTGAAGTTAGAAAATGGGGGACACCTAGAAAATTTGATTTTGAACCAAAAGCACATTGGGATTTAGGACCAGAACTTGGGCTTATTGATTTTGAAAGGGCTGCCAAGTTAAGTGGAGCTCGCTTTACTGTGATGTATGGACTTTTAGCAAAGCTTGAACGTGCACTTATTCAATTTATGTTGGATGTGCATACTAAGGAACATGGATATACTGAGGTGTGGGTTCCACATCTTGTTAGAAGAGAGGTTATGATATGGACAGGAAAGCTTCCAAAATTTGAAGATGAATCATACAATACGAAAAAAGATGATCTTTTCTTAATTCCCACTGCTGAAGTGCCCATTACCGCATTACATGCAGAAGAAATATTGAAGGAAAAAGAACTTCCAAAAAAATACGTTTCGTATACTTCTTGTTATAGAAGAGAAGCGGGAAGCTATGGAAAAGATGTCAGAGGAATGATAAGGCAGCATCAATTTGATAAAGTTGAATTGGTGTGGTTTACAAAGGAAGAAGAATCTTTTAATGCATTGGAGCAACTAACTAGAGATGCGGAGAGGATATTACAACTTTTGGAGTTACCGTACAGGGTGGTAAATCTTTGTACAGGTGATTTGGGCTTTGCATCTGCAAAGACTTACGATATTGAAGTTTGGCTTCCTTCATATAATGATTATAAAGAAGTTTCGTCGTGTAGTAATATTACCGATTTTCAAGCAAGAAGAGCAAATATTAAATATAGAGGTTCCGACAATAAAACGCATTTTGTTCACACGTTGAACGGTTCTGGATTGGCTATTGGTAGAACACTTGTTGCAATTATGGAAAATTATCAAAATGAAGATGGTACAATCACTATTCCTAAGGTATTAGTTCCATATATGGGAGTGGAAAAAATATCCATTTGA
- the dxs gene encoding 1-deoxy-D-xylulose-5-phosphate synthase — MDYIEYIRKLDYQELERFASEIRRYIINVVSKNGGHLAPNLGVVELTLSLYRVFNPYEDYIIWDTGHQTYVHKLLTGRWDLFPTIRKFDGLSGYTNIFESEYDRFGAGHVGTAIAAALGIEKALELKGKKANVVVVIGDGALTSGESLEALNQIKTLNSKLKIIVNNNSMSISKNVGALSHFLEKLRTSKFYLDTKKTMKRAFSKGFEEELKKIRDALKVTLTGEDFFEGLGLKHFGPIDGHNFKELEDEFRRIKDYDYPTVVTVNTVKGKGFKNSESNPEKFHSASKFDISSGTFLKEKGIISYSEAFGRTLSKLAEKDDKIIVITAAMKSGTGLKEFSEKFPKRFFDLGITEQMCVTFAGGLATIGMKPVFAVYSTFLQRAFDQIIHDIALQRLPIIFAIDRAGVVGEDGPTHHGVFDIAYLRMIPNIKIYAPKDVQDLMNTLYTLLNTKLGGPVAIRYPRDYEFGDFEELCDKINMVDVDKWKLLNEGKDVAIISTGFPTKAALKVARKNNFTLVFARSIKPIDVEMLKWVFENHNVVFSVEEGVKIGGFGEGLLSYGNVEVIAIDDEFVPHGSRKELLKYLNLDVEGIERRMRKVLERRNIYENANRIR, encoded by the coding sequence TTGGATTATATTGAATATATTAGAAAATTAGATTATCAAGAATTGGAAAGATTTGCCAGTGAAATTAGAAGGTATATAATTAATGTTGTTTCGAAAAATGGTGGACATTTAGCGCCAAATCTTGGTGTTGTGGAATTGACCCTTTCATTGTATAGAGTATTTAATCCATACGAAGATTACATAATCTGGGATACAGGTCACCAAACATATGTTCATAAGTTGTTGACAGGTAGATGGGATTTATTTCCAACAATTAGGAAGTTTGATGGGTTAAGTGGATATACAAATATATTTGAATCGGAATATGATAGATTTGGAGCAGGCCACGTAGGAACGGCTATTGCAGCAGCATTAGGTATTGAAAAAGCTTTAGAATTGAAAGGAAAAAAAGCAAATGTTGTTGTAGTTATTGGGGATGGTGCACTTACATCTGGCGAGTCTTTGGAAGCTTTAAACCAGATAAAGACATTGAATTCAAAATTAAAGATAATAGTGAATAATAACTCTATGTCTATATCAAAGAATGTGGGTGCACTCTCCCACTTTTTGGAAAAATTAAGGACAAGTAAATTCTATCTTGATACTAAAAAAACAATGAAAAGGGCTTTTTCAAAGGGATTTGAAGAAGAATTGAAAAAAATAAGAGATGCTCTAAAAGTTACTTTAACTGGAGAGGATTTTTTTGAAGGCCTGGGTTTAAAACATTTTGGACCTATTGATGGACACAATTTTAAAGAATTAGAAGATGAATTTAGAAGAATAAAAGATTATGATTATCCTACAGTTGTTACCGTTAATACTGTTAAAGGAAAGGGATTTAAAAATTCTGAATCTAATCCAGAAAAGTTCCATAGTGCTTCGAAATTTGATATATCATCCGGAACTTTCTTAAAAGAAAAAGGTATAATTTCATATAGTGAAGCATTTGGAAGGACACTTAGTAAATTAGCAGAAAAAGATGATAAGATAATAGTAATTACAGCTGCAATGAAATCTGGAACGGGTTTAAAAGAATTTTCAGAGAAATTTCCGAAAAGGTTTTTTGACCTTGGAATTACTGAGCAAATGTGTGTAACATTTGCTGGTGGGTTGGCAACAATAGGTATGAAACCTGTATTTGCCGTTTACTCAACATTTTTACAACGGGCATTCGATCAGATAATACATGATATAGCACTTCAAAGACTTCCTATTATTTTTGCAATTGATAGGGCAGGTGTGGTTGGCGAAGATGGGCCTACTCATCATGGAGTTTTTGACATAGCGTATTTGAGAATGATTCCCAATATCAAAATTTATGCGCCAAAAGACGTCCAGGATTTGATGAATACACTGTATACTTTATTAAATACAAAACTTGGAGGACCTGTTGCGATTAGATATCCAAGAGATTATGAATTTGGAGATTTTGAGGAGTTATGTGATAAAATAAATATGGTAGATGTTGATAAGTGGAAGCTTTTAAATGAAGGAAAAGATGTTGCGATTATTTCTACGGGTTTTCCCACAAAAGCAGCTTTAAAAGTTGCAAGGAAAAACAACTTTACTTTGGTTTTTGCAAGAAGTATAAAACCAATTGATGTGGAAATGTTGAAGTGGGTTTTTGAAAATCATAATGTTGTTTTCTCAGTTGAAGAAGGTGTAAAAATAGGAGGATTTGGTGAAGGATTATTAAGTTATGGAAATGTTGAAGTAATTGCAATAGATGATGAATTTGTTCCGCATGGTTCAAGAAAAGAACTTTTAAAATATTTAAATCTTGATGTAGAAGGTATTGAAAGGCGTATGAGAAAAGTACTTGAGAGGAGGAATATATATGAAAATGCAAACAGAATACGGTGA